One Clavibacter zhangzhiyongii genomic region harbors:
- a CDS encoding ABC transporter ATP-binding protein, translating into MSTSPSASPEPAPSERHGPRPGTIAVLMRLLPFARPAMPSIIAGMVVALVGSLLALVIPQVLRGLVDGPLGDGDSAAVVPAVLLILGLGILEAAMIALRRWFVLKPGTLMEADMRNSFYRKLQRLPVAFHDRWQSGQLLSRMVSDLNLIRRWMAFGLVLFVVNILTILVGIGFLVSIDWRLGLGFLVCSIPLWVYGYLFEQKYSSVARLSQDQSGDLATSVEQSVHGIRVLKAFGRGKHMHDAFAEQAEELRGTEIKKAKAIAGIWLWLLLVPDLTFALALLGGVLLASAGEISVGDLVAFFATAAVLRWPIESVGFLLSMTFDARTAIDRYFEVMDEEDDITDPATPVRIAEPRGHLVFRGAHFRYQDAVAGQPDLIDGVDLDLRPGETMALVGVTGCGKSTLTALTTRLYDVTGGSIELDGVDIRDLRLDELRSRIAMAFEDATLFSSSVRDNVLLGRPDLADGGPEAERVLQEALDIAQAGFVRDLPDGVDTTVGEEGLSLSGGQRQRLALARAVAAAPDVLVLDDPLSALDVDTEALVEAALRRVLASTTALIVAHRPSTVMLADRVALMQDGRITAVGRHSDLLATSEHYRFVISSLDVEGNTVREEASA; encoded by the coding sequence GTGTCCACCTCCCCGTCCGCATCGCCCGAACCGGCGCCGTCCGAGCGGCACGGCCCCCGGCCCGGCACCATCGCGGTGCTCATGCGCCTGCTGCCGTTCGCCCGGCCCGCCATGCCCAGCATCATCGCGGGCATGGTCGTCGCGCTCGTCGGCTCGCTGCTCGCGCTCGTGATCCCGCAGGTCCTCCGCGGCCTCGTCGACGGACCGCTGGGTGACGGCGACTCCGCCGCCGTCGTGCCCGCGGTGCTCCTCATCCTCGGGCTCGGGATCCTCGAAGCCGCGATGATCGCCCTCCGCCGCTGGTTCGTGCTGAAGCCCGGCACGCTCATGGAGGCGGACATGCGGAACTCGTTCTACCGGAAGCTCCAGCGGCTGCCGGTCGCGTTCCACGACCGCTGGCAGAGCGGCCAGCTGCTGTCGCGCATGGTGAGCGACCTCAACCTCATCCGCCGCTGGATGGCGTTCGGGCTGGTCCTGTTCGTCGTGAACATCCTCACGATCCTCGTCGGCATCGGCTTCCTCGTGTCCATCGACTGGCGGCTCGGCCTCGGCTTCCTCGTCTGCTCGATCCCGCTGTGGGTGTACGGCTACCTCTTCGAGCAGAAGTACTCGTCCGTCGCGCGCCTCAGCCAGGACCAGTCCGGCGACCTCGCGACCAGCGTCGAGCAGTCGGTGCACGGGATCCGCGTGCTCAAGGCGTTCGGTCGCGGCAAGCACATGCACGACGCGTTCGCCGAGCAGGCGGAGGAGCTGCGGGGTACCGAGATCAAGAAGGCGAAGGCCATCGCCGGGATCTGGCTGTGGCTGCTGCTCGTGCCCGACCTGACCTTCGCGCTCGCGCTCCTCGGCGGCGTGCTGCTCGCGTCCGCCGGCGAGATCTCGGTGGGCGACCTCGTGGCGTTCTTCGCCACCGCGGCGGTGCTGCGCTGGCCGATCGAGTCGGTGGGCTTCCTGCTGTCCATGACCTTCGACGCGCGCACGGCCATCGACCGCTACTTCGAGGTCATGGACGAGGAGGACGACATCACCGACCCCGCGACGCCCGTGCGCATCGCGGAGCCCCGCGGCCACCTCGTGTTCCGGGGCGCGCACTTCCGCTACCAGGACGCGGTCGCGGGTCAGCCCGACCTCATCGACGGCGTGGACCTCGACCTGCGGCCGGGGGAGACCATGGCGCTCGTCGGCGTCACCGGCTGCGGCAAGTCCACGCTCACGGCGCTGACCACGCGGCTCTACGACGTGACCGGCGGCAGCATCGAGCTCGATGGCGTGGACATCCGCGACCTGCGGCTCGACGAGCTGCGCAGCAGGATCGCCATGGCGTTCGAGGACGCGACGCTCTTCTCCTCGAGCGTCCGCGACAACGTGCTGCTCGGTCGGCCGGACCTCGCCGACGGCGGACCCGAGGCGGAGCGCGTGCTGCAGGAGGCGCTCGACATCGCCCAGGCCGGCTTCGTGCGCGACCTCCCCGACGGCGTCGACACGACGGTGGGCGAGGAGGGGCTCAGCCTCTCCGGCGGCCAGCGCCAGCGGCTCGCGCTCGCGCGCGCGGTGGCCGCGGCGCCCGACGTGCTCGTCCTCGACGACCCGCTGTCCGCGCTCGACGTCGACACGGAGGCGCTCGTGGAGGCGGCGCTGCGCCGCGTGCTCGCCTCCACCACCGCGCTCATCGTGGCGCACCGCCCCTCGACCGTGATGCTCGCGGACCGGGTGGCGCTCATGCAGGACGGCCGCATCACCGCGGTCGGCCGGCACTCCGACCTGCTCGCCACCAGCGAGCACTACCGGTTCGTCATCTCGAGCCTGGACGTGGAAGGGAACACCGTGCGCGAGGAGGCCTCAGCATGA
- the sucD gene encoding succinate--CoA ligase subunit alpha — protein sequence MSILLDENSRIIVQGLTGSEGTKHAGRMLASGSKVVGGVNPRKAGSTVTIEGVELPIFGSVAEAMTETGADVSVIFVPPAFAKSAVVEAIDAAIPLAVVITEGIPVKDSAEFWSHAKSTGGKTRIVGPNCPGIISPGKSNAGIIPATITEAGPIGLVSKSGTLTYQMMFELRDLGISTAIGIGGDPIIGTTHIDALEAFEADPETRAIVMIGEIGGDAEERAAEYIKAHVTKPVVAYVAGFTAPEGKTMGHAGAIVSGGSGTAQGKKEALEASGVKVGKTPTETANLLREVFAAL from the coding sequence ATGTCGATTCTTCTCGACGAGAACAGCAGGATCATCGTCCAGGGCCTCACCGGGTCCGAGGGCACCAAGCACGCGGGCCGCATGCTCGCGTCCGGCAGCAAGGTCGTCGGCGGCGTGAACCCGCGCAAGGCCGGCAGCACCGTCACGATCGAGGGCGTCGAGCTCCCGATCTTCGGCTCGGTCGCCGAGGCCATGACGGAGACGGGCGCCGACGTGTCGGTCATCTTCGTCCCGCCGGCGTTCGCGAAGAGCGCCGTGGTCGAGGCGATCGACGCGGCCATCCCGCTCGCGGTCGTCATCACCGAGGGCATCCCGGTCAAGGACTCCGCGGAGTTCTGGTCGCATGCGAAGAGCACGGGCGGCAAGACGCGCATCGTCGGCCCGAACTGCCCCGGCATCATCAGCCCCGGCAAGTCGAACGCCGGCATCATCCCCGCCACCATCACCGAGGCCGGCCCCATCGGCCTCGTCTCCAAGTCGGGCACGCTCACCTACCAGATGATGTTCGAGCTGCGCGACCTCGGCATCTCGACCGCCATCGGCATCGGCGGCGACCCCATCATCGGCACCACGCACATCGACGCCCTCGAGGCGTTCGAGGCGGATCCCGAGACGCGCGCCATCGTCATGATCGGCGAGATCGGCGGCGACGCCGAGGAGCGCGCGGCCGAGTACATCAAGGCGCACGTCACCAAGCCGGTCGTCGCGTACGTCGCGGGCTTCACGGCACCCGAGGGCAAGACGATGGGCCACGCCGGCGCCATCGTCTCCGGCGGGAGCGGCACCGCGCAGGGCAAGAAGGAGGCCCTCGAGGCGTCCGGCGTCAAGGTCGGCAAGACGCCGACCGAGACGGCCAACCTCCTCCGCGAGGTCTTCGCCGCCCTGTAG
- a CDS encoding DUF6350 family protein — MNRHATALFAALEALLVVGVGVALPLVPLTALWAGQYGLQIDWGVFARTGIDLWLLGHGVTLTASLDPGLAAALGLPGVDAPFALTLAPLGFALLTLLLGIRAGRRIVETDHPGVGVLAAVVTTAVLSFGLALVAQHEGVAPALVRGAILPTLVLALGLLIGGIARVDRARASRWWASLSTGRVAGIVRGARDALDRLPEGAASVAGTAVRGGAAAAFGVVGFSAVVVAVLLGLQYATVITLYETLQTGIVGGVALTLGQLALLPNLVLWASSWLIGPGFALGTGSSVSPLGTTVGPIPSVPVLGILPQGALDLGYLGILAPVVVSFVAAVALSPRVARVPAPEARRWPWFLAAGLGMGVVGAVVLSLLALLSGGAAGPGRLVDVGPAAGWVLLVAFLEIGVASVAGMFVSGLMAPLVRRSAEGRG; from the coding sequence ATGAACCGACACGCAACCGCCCTGTTCGCGGCACTCGAGGCGCTCCTGGTGGTGGGGGTCGGCGTCGCCCTGCCCCTCGTGCCGCTCACGGCGCTCTGGGCGGGCCAGTACGGCCTCCAGATCGACTGGGGCGTGTTCGCGCGCACGGGGATCGACCTGTGGCTGCTCGGCCACGGCGTGACCCTCACCGCGTCCCTCGATCCCGGGCTCGCGGCCGCCCTCGGCCTGCCCGGGGTGGACGCGCCGTTCGCCCTGACGCTCGCGCCCCTCGGCTTCGCGCTCCTCACGCTCCTGCTGGGCATCCGCGCCGGCCGCCGCATCGTGGAGACCGACCATCCGGGCGTCGGGGTCCTCGCGGCCGTCGTCACGACCGCCGTCCTCTCCTTCGGGCTCGCGCTCGTCGCGCAGCACGAGGGCGTCGCACCGGCGCTCGTCCGGGGCGCGATCCTGCCCACGCTCGTCCTCGCCCTCGGACTGCTCATCGGCGGCATCGCCCGCGTCGACCGTGCCCGGGCCTCCCGCTGGTGGGCGTCCCTGTCGACGGGTCGCGTCGCCGGCATCGTGCGCGGCGCGCGGGATGCGCTCGACCGGCTCCCCGAGGGCGCGGCATCCGTCGCCGGCACAGCGGTCCGCGGAGGCGCCGCCGCCGCGTTCGGGGTCGTCGGGTTCTCCGCGGTCGTCGTCGCCGTGCTGCTCGGGCTCCAGTACGCCACCGTCATCACGCTCTACGAGACGCTGCAGACGGGGATCGTCGGCGGCGTCGCCCTCACGCTCGGGCAGCTGGCGCTCCTGCCGAACCTCGTGCTGTGGGCCTCGTCCTGGCTCATCGGGCCCGGGTTCGCGCTCGGCACCGGATCCTCGGTCTCGCCCCTCGGCACCACGGTCGGGCCCATCCCGTCCGTGCCCGTGCTCGGGATCCTCCCGCAGGGCGCGCTGGACCTGGGGTACCTCGGCATCCTCGCGCCGGTCGTCGTCTCCTTCGTCGCGGCCGTGGCCCTGTCGCCGCGCGTGGCCCGCGTCCCGGCACCCGAGGCGCGGCGCTGGCCGTGGTTCCTCGCGGCGGGGCTGGGGATGGGCGTGGTCGGCGCGGTGGTGCTGTCCCTGCTCGCCCTCCTGTCCGGCGGAGCGGCCGGCCCCGGGCGCCTGGTCGACGTCGGTCCGGCCGCCGGGTGGGTCCTCCTGGTCGCCTTCCTCGAGATCGGCGTCGCCTCCGTGGCGGGCATGTTCGTGTCCGGCCTCATGGCCCCGCTGGTCCGGCGGAGCGCCGAAGGACGCGGATAG
- a CDS encoding oxygenase MpaB family protein — MRPRTHPVRRSDASIRDIAGEAILLAAGGRAILLQIADPSVARGVAEHSDFASRPFDRLEGTLGYIYAVVYGSPADVARARRIVGRAHASVRSAAPAADGSAPAYSAYDPGLQLWVAATIYDSAIRMAEFAYGPLPEEAADRVYREYAVLGTALQVPAERWPADRAAFRSYWDERIAALEPTADARRVARALLGARTWPRPLHPAMRVVALVTAGLLPPRVRTGLGMRWDARLQRRFDRMLRVLVAVNRVLPQAVRDAPRSVVTRRYLRRDVG; from the coding sequence ATGAGGCCGAGGACGCATCCCGTGCGGCGGAGCGACGCGTCGATCCGCGACATCGCGGGCGAGGCGATACTCCTGGCCGCGGGGGGCCGGGCGATCCTGCTGCAGATCGCCGACCCGTCCGTCGCCCGGGGCGTCGCCGAGCACAGCGACTTCGCGTCGCGGCCGTTCGACCGCCTCGAGGGCACGCTCGGCTACATCTACGCGGTGGTGTACGGATCGCCCGCCGACGTCGCGCGCGCCCGGCGGATCGTGGGGCGCGCGCATGCATCCGTGCGGTCCGCGGCACCGGCCGCCGACGGATCCGCGCCCGCCTACTCCGCCTACGACCCCGGCCTGCAGCTCTGGGTCGCCGCGACCATCTACGACAGCGCGATCCGGATGGCCGAGTTCGCGTACGGGCCGCTGCCGGAGGAGGCCGCCGACCGCGTGTACCGCGAGTACGCCGTGCTCGGGACCGCGCTGCAGGTGCCGGCGGAGCGGTGGCCGGCCGATCGCGCCGCCTTCCGCTCCTACTGGGACGAGCGGATCGCCGCGCTCGAGCCCACCGCCGACGCCCGGCGGGTGGCACGCGCGCTGCTGGGCGCGAGGACCTGGCCGCGGCCCCTCCACCCGGCCATGCGGGTCGTCGCGCTCGTCACGGCCGGGCTCCTGCCGCCGCGGGTCCGGACGGGCCTCGGCATGCGCTGGGACGCCCGGCTGCAGCGGCGCTTCGACCGCATGCTGCGCGTGCTCGTGGCGGTGAACCGCGTGCTGCCGCAGGCGGTCCGGGACGCGCCGCGGTCGGTCGTCACCCGGCGGTACCTGCGCCGCGACGTCGGCTAG
- the purN gene encoding phosphoribosylglycinamide formyltransferase — translation MGVFNVVVLISGSGTNLHALLQAADHADYPARVIAVGADRDADGLLFAEERGIPTFTVPFASFPDRASWGDELAAAIAGWEPDLVVLSGFMRLLPPRAVEAFAPRIVNTHPAYLPEFPGAHAVRDAIAAGATSSGASIIVVDTGVDTGPVLAQERVPVEPGDTEHTLHERIKVVERRLLVDTVRAISLGTIDLKELSPA, via the coding sequence GTGGGCGTGTTCAACGTGGTGGTCCTCATCTCCGGCAGCGGGACCAACCTCCACGCCCTCCTCCAGGCGGCCGACCACGCCGACTACCCCGCGCGGGTGATCGCCGTCGGCGCCGACCGCGACGCGGACGGCCTGCTGTTCGCCGAGGAGCGCGGCATCCCGACCTTCACGGTCCCGTTCGCGAGCTTCCCCGACCGCGCGTCCTGGGGCGACGAGCTCGCCGCCGCCATCGCCGGATGGGAACCCGACCTCGTCGTGCTCAGCGGCTTCATGCGCCTGCTGCCGCCGCGCGCGGTGGAGGCCTTCGCGCCGCGGATCGTCAACACGCACCCCGCGTACCTGCCCGAGTTCCCCGGCGCGCACGCCGTGCGCGACGCGATCGCCGCCGGGGCCACGAGCTCCGGGGCGTCCATCATCGTCGTCGACACCGGCGTCGACACCGGACCCGTGCTCGCGCAGGAGCGCGTGCCCGTGGAGCCGGGCGACACCGAGCACACCCTGCACGAGCGCATCAAGGTCGTGGAGCGCAGGCTCCTCGTCGACACGGTGCGCGCCATCTCCCTCGGCACCATCGACCTCAAGGAGCTGTCCCCGGCATGA
- the ddaH gene encoding dimethylargininase, whose product MTDPRENDNSHVQPHDPDATTSRPGDAAAATAAPASVRGDAAGRRAPATSVGTPLGRALSGALVAAAVSAVLGLLFSVLTLFSANQPGAAVLVTLLDYWSIHALVAFVLLAALAGVGMYRRVWSSIVGSVAAGILGALVGSLIGALGQGATLTGDIVGPLLETLLGLNLMFVIGVSLASILLGRRLWQRLVREDAATTRERVALVRIPSSRLADGELTHRDREPVDAELADQQWERYVLALEEHGWSTREVPPADDHADSVFVEDAVVVLGGTAVVLTSGAESRRGERTGVEEALADMRLEVVSIDLPATVDGGDVLEVGRTLYVGASGRTNAAGIRRLREIARPLGYEVVAVPVRSTLHLKSQVTALPDGTVIGFEPLVDEPRLFPSFLAVPEAEGTAVVALDDDTLLVSASAPRTADLLRGLGYDVVAVDVSEFEKLEGCVTCLSVRIG is encoded by the coding sequence GTGACCGATCCCCGTGAGAACGACAACAGCCACGTCCAGCCCCACGATCCCGACGCCACCACGTCACGACCCGGTGACGCAGCAGCGGCCACCGCCGCGCCGGCGAGCGTCCGCGGAGACGCCGCCGGCCGCCGCGCGCCCGCCACATCCGTGGGCACCCCGCTCGGGCGGGCTCTCTCGGGTGCCCTGGTCGCCGCCGCGGTCTCGGCCGTGCTCGGCCTGCTCTTCAGCGTGCTCACCCTCTTCAGCGCCAACCAGCCCGGCGCCGCGGTCCTCGTGACGCTGCTCGACTACTGGAGCATCCACGCCCTCGTCGCGTTCGTGCTCCTTGCGGCCCTCGCGGGCGTGGGCATGTACCGACGGGTGTGGAGCTCCATCGTCGGATCCGTCGCGGCAGGCATCCTGGGTGCGCTCGTGGGCAGCCTCATCGGGGCGCTCGGACAGGGCGCCACGCTCACGGGCGACATCGTCGGCCCGCTGCTCGAGACGCTGCTGGGGCTGAACCTCATGTTCGTCATCGGGGTCTCCCTCGCGTCCATCCTGCTGGGACGGCGCCTGTGGCAGCGGCTGGTGCGGGAGGACGCCGCGACGACACGCGAGCGCGTCGCCCTCGTGCGCATCCCCTCCTCCCGTCTCGCCGACGGGGAGCTCACGCACCGCGATCGAGAGCCCGTCGACGCCGAGCTCGCCGACCAGCAGTGGGAGCGCTACGTCCTCGCGCTCGAGGAGCACGGGTGGTCGACCCGGGAGGTCCCGCCCGCCGACGACCACGCGGACTCCGTCTTCGTGGAGGACGCGGTCGTCGTGCTCGGCGGCACCGCCGTGGTGCTCACCTCCGGTGCGGAGTCCCGTCGTGGCGAGCGGACCGGAGTCGAGGAGGCGTTGGCCGACATGCGCCTCGAGGTCGTCTCCATCGACCTGCCCGCGACCGTCGACGGCGGTGACGTCCTGGAGGTGGGCCGCACCCTCTACGTCGGTGCCAGCGGACGGACCAACGCCGCCGGGATCCGGCGGCTGCGCGAGATCGCCCGGCCCCTCGGCTACGAGGTCGTCGCCGTCCCCGTCCGGAGCACCCTCCACCTCAAGTCGCAGGTGACGGCGCTGCCGGACGGCACGGTCATCGGGTTCGAGCCGCTCGTGGACGAGCCGCGGCTGTTCCCGTCGTTCCTGGCGGTCCCCGAGGCGGAGGGCACCGCCGTCGTCGCCCTCGACGACGACACGCTCCTCGTGTCCGCGTCCGCTCCGCGCACCGCGGACCTGCTGCGCGGGCTCGGCTACGACGTCGTCGCCGTCGACGTCAGCGAGTTCGAGAAGCTCGAGGGCTGCGTGACCTGCCTGTCGGTGCGCATCGGCTGA
- the purH gene encoding bifunctional phosphoribosylaminoimidazolecarboxamide formyltransferase/IMP cyclohydrolase, translated as MSGPRHDPSLFRDRDGIPVARALVSVSDKTGLLDLAAALAGAGVEIVSTGSTASTIADAGFPVTPVQDVTGFPEALDGRVKTLHPSVHAGLLADLRLESHEAQLAELGISPFQLVVVNLYPFVETVASGAPASDVIEQIDIGGPAMVRASAKNHANVAIVVSPSSYGEVIQALGSGGTTLAQRRRLAAAAFAHTADYDRAVAGYFQRSVVGADDGAPDASAWPTSWSVEGELAQVLRYGENSHQDAALYRRPDGAGIAQATQLHGKEMSYNNFVDADAAVRAAYDFAEPAVAIIKHANPCGIAVAPPRAVDAIAAAHRSAHDCDPVSAFGGVIAANRTVTLGMAETVKEIFTEVLVAPGFDDDALTLLRSKKNLRLLTLPEGYRREELEARQISGGYLVQSGDSFPADGTRLSDGWTLATGDPVDEQTLADLEFAWKACRAVKSNAILLAHHGASVGVGMGQVNRVDSCQLAVQRAGGRATGSVAASDAFFPFADGLQVLLDAGVRAVVQPGGSVRDEEVVEAARAAGVAMYFTGERHFFH; from the coding sequence ATGAGCGGACCCCGACACGACCCGTCCCTGTTCCGCGATCGCGACGGCATCCCGGTGGCACGCGCCCTGGTCTCCGTCAGCGACAAGACCGGCCTCCTCGATCTGGCCGCCGCCCTGGCGGGAGCGGGCGTCGAGATCGTCTCGACCGGATCCACGGCCAGCACCATCGCCGACGCGGGCTTCCCGGTGACCCCGGTCCAGGATGTGACCGGGTTCCCGGAGGCGCTCGACGGGCGGGTCAAGACCCTGCACCCGTCGGTGCACGCGGGCCTCCTCGCCGACCTGCGGCTCGAGTCGCACGAGGCCCAGCTCGCGGAGCTCGGCATCTCGCCGTTCCAGCTGGTGGTGGTGAACCTCTACCCGTTCGTGGAGACGGTGGCGTCGGGTGCCCCCGCGTCGGACGTGATCGAGCAGATCGACATCGGCGGGCCCGCCATGGTGCGGGCGTCGGCCAAGAACCACGCGAACGTCGCCATCGTCGTCTCGCCGTCGAGCTACGGCGAGGTGATCCAGGCGCTGGGCTCCGGGGGCACGACCCTCGCGCAGCGCCGGCGGCTCGCCGCCGCCGCCTTCGCGCACACCGCCGACTACGACCGGGCCGTCGCCGGGTACTTCCAGCGGTCGGTGGTGGGCGCCGACGACGGCGCGCCGGACGCCTCCGCCTGGCCGACGAGCTGGAGCGTGGAGGGGGAGCTGGCGCAGGTGCTCCGATACGGGGAGAACTCGCACCAGGACGCCGCGCTGTACCGGCGCCCGGACGGGGCGGGCATCGCGCAGGCGACGCAGCTGCACGGCAAGGAGATGTCCTACAACAACTTCGTCGACGCGGATGCCGCGGTCCGCGCCGCGTACGACTTCGCCGAGCCGGCCGTCGCCATCATCAAGCACGCGAACCCATGCGGGATCGCCGTCGCCCCGCCGCGCGCGGTCGACGCGATCGCCGCGGCCCACCGGAGCGCGCACGACTGCGATCCGGTGTCGGCGTTCGGCGGGGTCATCGCCGCCAACCGCACGGTCACGCTCGGCATGGCCGAGACGGTGAAGGAGATCTTCACCGAGGTGCTCGTGGCGCCCGGGTTCGACGACGATGCGCTCACGCTGCTGCGGTCGAAGAAGAACCTGCGGCTGCTGACGCTCCCGGAGGGGTACCGCCGTGAGGAGCTCGAGGCCCGGCAGATCTCCGGCGGGTACCTGGTCCAGTCCGGGGACTCCTTCCCCGCCGACGGCACCCGCCTCTCCGACGGGTGGACCCTGGCCACCGGCGACCCGGTCGACGAGCAGACCCTCGCCGACCTGGAGTTCGCATGGAAGGCGTGTCGCGCCGTGAAGTCGAACGCGATCCTGCTCGCGCACCACGGCGCATCGGTCGGGGTGGGAATGGGCCAGGTCAACCGGGTCGACTCCTGCCAGCTGGCGGTGCAGCGCGCCGGTGGCCGGGCGACCGGTTCCGTGGCGGCGTCCGACGCGTTCTTCCCCTTCGCCGACGGGTTGCAGGTCCTGCTCGACGCCGGTGTCCGCGCCGTCGTCCAGCCCGGGGGATCGGTCCGCGACGAGGAGGTCGTCGAGGCGGCCCGCGCTGCCGGGGTCGCCATGTACTTCACGGGCGAGCGCCACTTCTTCCACTGA
- the sucC gene encoding ADP-forming succinate--CoA ligase subunit beta, with translation MDLFEYQARDLFESYGVPVLPGIVADTAEEVRAAAEKLGGTVVVKAQVKTGGRGKAGGVKVAQSADAAYEAAQSILGLDIKGHTVHRVMVAAGARIKEEFYFSILLDRAERSYLSLTSYEGGMEIEELAVTRPEALARIEIDPVIGIDAAKAEEIARAASFPEELIAKVAPVFERLWWVYRDEDATLVEVNPLVLTESGDIIALDGKVTLDENAGFRHEGHAALEDAAAADPLEAKAKESDLNYVKLDGQVGIIGNGAGLVMSTLDVVSYAGEQHGGVRPANFLDIGGGASAEVMAAGLDVILGDEQVTSVFVNVFGGITSCDAVANGIVGALDKLGDAATKPLVVRLDGNNVEEGRRILEERAHPLVTVVGTMDEAADKAAELAAA, from the coding sequence GTGGATCTTTTCGAATACCAGGCCAGGGACCTCTTCGAGTCCTACGGCGTCCCGGTCCTCCCGGGGATCGTCGCCGACACCGCCGAGGAGGTGCGCGCCGCGGCCGAGAAGCTGGGCGGCACCGTGGTGGTCAAGGCGCAGGTGAAGACCGGCGGCCGCGGCAAGGCCGGCGGCGTGAAGGTCGCCCAGAGCGCCGACGCGGCATACGAGGCGGCGCAGTCCATCCTCGGGCTCGACATCAAGGGCCACACCGTGCACCGCGTGATGGTGGCGGCCGGCGCCCGCATCAAGGAGGAGTTCTACTTCTCCATCCTGCTCGACCGCGCCGAGCGCTCCTACCTCTCGCTCACGAGCTACGAGGGCGGCATGGAGATCGAGGAGCTCGCGGTCACGCGCCCCGAGGCCCTCGCCCGCATCGAGATCGACCCGGTCATCGGCATCGACGCCGCCAAGGCCGAGGAGATCGCGCGCGCCGCGTCGTTCCCCGAGGAGCTCATCGCCAAGGTCGCGCCCGTGTTCGAGCGCCTCTGGTGGGTGTACCGCGACGAGGACGCCACGCTGGTCGAGGTGAACCCGCTGGTGCTCACCGAGTCGGGCGACATCATCGCGCTCGACGGCAAGGTCACGCTCGACGAGAACGCCGGCTTCCGCCACGAGGGCCACGCGGCCCTCGAGGACGCGGCCGCCGCGGACCCGCTCGAGGCGAAGGCCAAGGAGTCCGACCTCAACTACGTGAAGCTCGACGGCCAGGTCGGCATCATCGGCAACGGCGCGGGCCTCGTCATGTCCACGCTCGACGTCGTCAGCTACGCGGGCGAGCAGCACGGCGGCGTCCGCCCCGCGAACTTCCTCGACATCGGCGGCGGAGCGTCCGCCGAGGTCATGGCCGCGGGTCTCGACGTCATCCTCGGCGACGAGCAGGTCACCAGCGTCTTCGTCAACGTCTTCGGCGGCATCACGTCGTGCGACGCGGTCGCGAACGGCATCGTCGGCGCGCTCGACAAGCTGGGCGACGCCGCCACCAAGCCGCTCGTCGTCCGCCTCGACGGCAACAACGTCGAGGAGGGCCGCCGCATCCTCGAGGAGCGCGCCCACCCCCTCGTCACCGTCGTCGGCACCATGGACGAGGCGGCCGACAAGGCCGCCGAGCTGGCCGCCGCGTAA